Within the Stenotrophomonas maltophilia genome, the region CCTGCCGCTGGACATCCTCAAGATCGACCGCAGCTTCGTCGCCGACGTGGAGACCAATCCGCGCAACGCATCGATCTGCAGGGCGCTGCTGTCGCTGGGCCACAGCATGGGCCTGACCATCATTGCCGAAGGCGTGGAAACGCCGGGGCAGCTCGACTGGCTGGCCGCGCACGGCTGCGACCAGGTGCAGGGCTACCTGCTGGGACGTCCGGCCCCTCTGGAGCGGATCATCGGCATGCTGGACGAGGTCGCTGTCTAGCCCATGTTGCGGCTCGCCGGGCACGGCCTTGCGCCCGCGTGTCACGGGTGTTGTCCAGTGGCGCGGTCAGATCCCGGCCTCCACCAGGTAATCGATGAAGCTGCGCACCTTCGGCGCCAGGTGGCTGCGACTGGTGTAGACGGCGAAGATGCCGATCGGCGCCGCTTCCCAGTCCGGCAGGATGCGCACCAGGCGGCCGTCGGCCAGCGCCTCCTGGAGCAGGAAATCCGGTTGCAGGATCACGCCCATGCCAGCAATGGCCGCCTCGCGCAGCACGTCGCCGTTGTTGGCGCGCAGCACGCTGTTCACCGTGACCTGGACGTCGCCTCCGGGGCCGTGCAGTGGCCACTGGTCGCCGCCGGCCCAGTAGCTGTAGCCCAGGCATGCGTGATCCTGCAGTGCCTGCGGCGTGGCCGGCGTGCCGTGCGCAGCCAGGTAGGAGGGCGCCGCGCACAGACTGATCCGCGATTCGCCCAGGCGACGCGCGATCAACGTGGGCCCGGGCTCGCGGGTGATGCGGATGGCCACGTCGTAGCCTTCTTCGACCATGTCCACCAGGCGGTCGGACAGGGCCAGGTCCAGTTCCACCTGCGGGAACCGCTCGCGGAAGCCGGCCAGCA harbors:
- a CDS encoding LysR family transcriptional regulator, which encodes MDTLDAMRVFVAVVERNGFSAAAQALDMSTAGVTRQVAALEKRLSTRLLHRTTRRVSPTSAGAAYYAQCVRLLAEFDALEASIGAQALEPSGLLRINAPVSWGIARLGPLLAGFRERFPQVELDLALSDRLVDMVEEGYDVAIRITREPGPTLIARRLGESRISLCAAPSYLAAHGTPATPQALQDHACLGYSYWAGGDQWPLHGPGGDVQVTVNSVLRANNGDVLREAAIAGMGVILQPDFLLQEALADGRLVRILPDWEAAPIGIFAVYTSRSHLAPKVRSFIDYLVEAGI